From the Polaribacter huanghezhanensis genome, the window GATTACAACTATTAGAGGTACAGGAGTTAAATTAGGATTGCATTATATAAAAGAATTAAAGAACAAATTGTTGTTTAATTTTGGAGCATCTTTTAAATTAGAGAACACCTTAAAAACCTCTGGTTCAGAAAATTTATATTCATTAAAGATTGCATCATCAACAGTAGAAATACCTAAAGATACTTTATATAGTAATGCTATTAATGGTAAAATAGTAAATCCTATGAAAACAGGGTTAGGTTTTGGTTTTGGTAAAGAAAATAAATGGTTTGCAGGAATAGAATATGAATTTCAAGATGCTTTAGGTTTGCAAGGGTCAATCTTAACAAATTCATCCTATAAATACAATAATTCTAGTAGGGTTTCTATAGGGGGTTTTTATTTGCCTAAAGACAATTCTATTTCAAGTTACTGGAATAGAGTAACTTATAGAGCAGGGGTTCGATTTGAAAACACAGGTTTGTTGGTGAATGGGACAAGTACTCCAGGGAATTTTACAAAAATTAAAGATTTTGGCATATCTTTTGGTCTAGGTTTACCATTAAAGAGTTTATCAAATCTTAATTTAGGATTTGAGTATGGAATAAAAGGATCAACAATAAACAACTTAATTCAAGAAAACTATTTTAACTTTAAATTAAGCTTATCTTTAAGTGCTTTTGGACAACAAGCTTGGTTTATACAAAAGAAAATTGACTAATTAAAAACAGATAGATGATGAAAAAAATTACTTTCATATTTGCAGCAATGGCATTGTTATTAAACACGAATGTTTTATCTCAGGTATCACAAGAATGCACCAATACTTATAGTTTGTTTAAGGGGGATGTTCAAACGAAGAGATATGACTCTGCATTACCTAGATTAAAACAATTAATGAAAGATTGCCCTAAATTATCAGTTAACATTTATAAGTTAGGTGATAGGTTAGCTAAAGACCAATTAAAAACCGGTGTAAATAAAGGGGAGTTTGTTGCGTTAACAAAAAAGATTTACGAGCAAAGATTACAATATTTTCCGCAAGATTTAGCTAAAGTGCATAGTGATTATGCAACGTTTTTAGCAAATGAAAATGTAGGTTCAGACGAAGAAATTTTTTCTTTATTAGAAAAAGCATATTCTTTAGACCCTACACGTATGGGGGTTAGAAATATTTACAAATATTTTCAAGGGGTAACAGATAGAAATAAAGATACAAATCCACAAAAGGTGTTTAACACTTATGATGATGTTATAGAATCTGTTGGAGAAAAGTTAGATTATTATGCTAAAAAACTAGCACCATTAAAAGAGAAAGAGGAAAAAGGAGAAAACTTAGAAAGAAGAGAGCAAGCTTTATTAAGAGCGTACTCTATTAATTCAAAAGCACTAGGTCAAGTAGGAGACGGATTAGATCAAATTATAAAAGAAATATCTACTTGTGAAAGGTTAATTCCATTATATACTGGTGAATTTGAGGCGAATAAAACAAACATTAAATGGTTAAATAGAGCAGTAAGCAGAATGTATACAAAAGAGTGTACAGATGAGCCATTATATGAAAAATTAGTAGAAGCTTGGGTAGCGGCAGATCCTTCGCCTAAAACATTGGTGTATTTTGCTGGAATTTTATATAAAAAAGGAAAAGAAACTGAAGCAATGGAATACTATAAGAAAGCTGTAGACCAAGAAACAGATCCTTTTAACAAAGCAGAAAACTTATATAAAATAGCTCAGTTATTTGCTAAAAAAGGTAGAAAAAGCGAGGCAAGAAGATATGCATATCAAGCTCTAAAAAATAAACCAAGTATGGGGAAAGCATACTTGTTAATTGCAGGTTTGTATGCTACTAGTGTAGACGAATGTGGTGTAAAAGAGTTTGATAAAAGAATGGTGTACACAGCAGCTTTGAATAAAGCAAGAAGAGCTGTGGCGGTAGACCCTAGTATTGCGTCTAAAGCATCTAAGTATATTAAGAATTATCTTTCTCAAGAACCATCTAAGAAATTAATTTTTACTGAAGGTATAAAACCAGGAACTCCTTATGCTATTAAATGTTGGATTGGAGAAACGGTAAAGATTCCTCAAAAATAAGAATGAATTTTAGTTCAAAGAAAATATTTAAAAACATTGTTGCTATTAGTATAGTGGCAATGTTTTTTTCTTGTACTAATAATTCAAACGAAGTAAGAACGTTTTTTACCGCTAAAAATTTACCTGTTGGTGTTGCAAAAGATTTTGCACATGTGTACAGAGATTCTGGACGAACAACATCGAAGTTGTTTGCTCTTTTATTAAAAGATTTTAGCAATAGAGAAAATCATCCATATAATGAGTTTCCTAAAGGATTAAAATTGATAACATTTGAAAACAATGGGAAAGATTCGATTACAATACTTGCAGATTATGCAATCTCATATTCTAAAACATTAATTACAGAATTAAGAGGGAATGTTGTAATTACAAATCATACAGATCAATCAAAATTATATACAGATCAGTTATTTTGGGATCAAAATACAGATTACTTTTTTTCTGAAAAGAAATTTAGACTAATTTCTCCAGACAACGACATTAAAGGAATTGGATTTGAATCTAAAAAAGATTTAACGAAATTTTTAGCAAAAAAACTATCTGGAGAACTAATTACAAAAGAGAACTAAGAGATGAATACACTTTGGAAATATTTACAATACGGGTATTTAATTATTGCAATTATCTTTTTGGTAGAAGCAGTGTTAGGTTGGAATGACGACAGAGAAAAATTTTATTTGATGCTAGGTTTTGCAGTTTTTATTACCTTAGTGTTTTTCTTTAAAAGATATTTTAGAAAAAAAGTACAATCTAAAAACAACCAGTAAATCTTTAGATGGAAACACAAATAGTAATAATTGTTATTACAATCTTACTTTCAGCATTTTTCTCGGGCATGGAAATTGCTTTTGTTTCTGCCAATAAATTACATATAGAATTAGAAAAAAAGAAAGATAATTTTATTTCTAAGATACTTGCAAAATTAACAAATAAGTCGTCAAAATTTATTACCACCATGTTGGTTGGTAATAATATTTCTTTAGTGATTTACAGTATTTATATGGGCGATTTTTTAGTGGGTTTTTTACCTGCTGATATGCTTAATGAATTTTCTATTCTGTTAATTCAAACCATTATTTCTACTTTATTAATTTTAATAACTGCTGAGTTTTTACCAAAAGCA encodes:
- the lptC gene encoding LPS export ABC transporter periplasmic protein LptC, encoding MNFSSKKIFKNIVAISIVAMFFSCTNNSNEVRTFFTAKNLPVGVAKDFAHVYRDSGRTTSKLFALLLKDFSNRENHPYNEFPKGLKLITFENNGKDSITILADYAISYSKTLITELRGNVVITNHTDQSKLYTDQLFWDQNTDYFFSEKKFRLISPDNDIKGIGFESKKDLTKFLAKKLSGELITKEN